From a region of the Acidimicrobiales bacterium genome:
- a CDS encoding ABC transporter ATP-binding protein: MDEGRVLDVRGLAVEFDTPDGTVFAVNGVDFSLKAGEFVGVVGESGSGKSVTMMSVMRLIPMPPGRIAAGTATFDGRDLLDIGLDELREVRGSEIGFVFQDPMTSLNPVLSIGRQIAEPLRLHKGATKAEALERAAELLTLVGIPDARSRLRSFPHELSGGMRQRVMIAIALACSPRLLFADEPTTALDVTVQAQIIEIVRDLRERLNTAMVWITHDLAVVAGLVDRVMVMYGGRIVEDAAVRELYANPSHPYTQGLLSSLPRLDQKGQELVSIKGQPPNLTAKPSSCSFAPRCPHAFDRCHTEMPELQSIGGTHRVACWLDLGQQVGDSSSFERPVSIAGVSDG; this comes from the coding sequence ATGGACGAAGGTCGGGTTCTCGACGTTCGCGGTCTCGCCGTCGAGTTCGACACGCCTGACGGCACAGTGTTCGCGGTGAACGGCGTCGACTTCAGCTTGAAGGCCGGCGAGTTCGTCGGAGTGGTCGGCGAGAGCGGTTCTGGCAAGAGCGTGACCATGATGTCGGTGATGCGGCTGATCCCGATGCCGCCCGGCCGCATAGCCGCCGGCACTGCGACCTTCGACGGGCGCGACCTCCTCGACATCGGCCTCGACGAGCTTCGCGAGGTGCGCGGCTCGGAGATCGGCTTCGTGTTCCAAGACCCGATGACGTCGCTGAATCCGGTGCTGTCGATCGGCCGTCAAATTGCCGAACCGTTGAGGCTGCACAAGGGTGCCACCAAGGCCGAGGCTCTCGAGCGGGCGGCCGAGTTGTTGACCCTGGTCGGCATTCCAGATGCTCGCAGCCGCCTGAGGTCGTTTCCGCATGAGCTGTCGGGTGGCATGCGTCAACGTGTGATGATCGCCATCGCGCTGGCGTGCTCACCGCGGCTGCTGTTCGCCGACGAGCCCACGACGGCACTCGACGTCACGGTTCAGGCCCAGATCATCGAGATCGTTCGAGACCTCAGGGAGCGCCTCAACACAGCGATGGTCTGGATCACCCACGATCTGGCGGTGGTGGCTGGTCTGGTCGATCGGGTCATGGTCATGTACGGCGGACGAATCGTCGAGGACGCCGCGGTGCGAGAGCTGTACGCCAACCCCAGCCATCCATACACACAGGGATTGCTCAGCTCCTTGCCCCGCCTGGATCAAAAGGGCCAAGAGCTCGTCAGCATCAAGGGCCAGCCACCGAACCTCACCGCCAAGCCATCGAGTTGTTCGTTCGCTCCGCGGTGTCCTCACGCCTTCGATCGGTGTCACACGGAAATGCCCGAGTTGCAAAGCATCGGCGGGACTCATCGGGTTGCGTGCTGGCTCGATCTAGGCCAGCAGGTTGGCGATAGCTCCAGCTTCGAACGGCCGGTCAGCATTGCGGGGGTTTCCGATGGATGA
- the rapZ gene encoding RNase adapter RapZ, giving the protein MSSSDALADVSSDFLIVTGLSGAGRSQAANTLEDLGWFVIDNLPPALIPKVAELAGPGGSARRTAMVVGTTHDANEVLDSLAELTDMGARVRVLYLEASPDVLVRRYEDTRRRHPQGRDGEGLVEAIDREISMLEEVKARADLVINTTDTNVHDLRRRVVELFGESGADPLMKTTISSFGYKHGLPRDVDLVFDCRFLPNPHWIEELRPLTGLDEPVARYVLDQPTTVDFLARLDELLDLLLPSYAREGKSYLTIAMGCTGGRHRSVALAEEVARRLRSRGYRLSVQHRDVHRGGSGSPSTTKKTGD; this is encoded by the coding sequence GTGAGTTCGTCCGACGCTCTCGCCGACGTTTCGTCAGACTTCCTGATAGTCACCGGACTCAGCGGGGCCGGTCGCTCGCAGGCCGCCAACACCCTCGAAGATCTCGGATGGTTCGTCATCGACAACCTTCCACCGGCGTTGATTCCCAAGGTCGCCGAGTTGGCGGGCCCTGGTGGCTCGGCCAGGCGCACTGCGATGGTGGTTGGTACCACCCACGACGCCAACGAGGTTCTCGACTCGCTCGCCGAACTCACCGACATGGGCGCCCGTGTTCGGGTGCTGTACCTCGAGGCCAGCCCCGACGTGTTGGTGCGGCGCTATGAAGACACCCGTCGGCGGCATCCCCAGGGACGCGACGGCGAAGGCTTGGTCGAGGCGATCGACCGTGAGATCTCGATGCTCGAGGAGGTCAAGGCTCGGGCCGATCTCGTCATCAACACCACAGACACCAACGTCCACGATCTGCGCCGACGCGTGGTCGAGCTGTTCGGCGAATCGGGCGCCGATCCGCTGATGAAGACGACGATCTCGTCGTTCGGCTACAAGCACGGTCTGCCCCGCGATGTCGACCTGGTGTTCGACTGCCGGTTCCTGCCCAACCCTCACTGGATCGAGGAGCTGCGGCCTTTGACCGGGCTGGACGAACCGGTTGCCCGCTACGTCCTCGATCAGCCGACCACCGTCGATTTCCTGGCCCGCCTCGACGAGCTTCTCGACCTCTTGTTGCCGTCGTACGCTCGCGAAGGCAAGAGCTACCTCACGATCGCGATGGGGTGTACGGGCGGCCGTCATCGCAGCGTCGCGCTGGCCGAAGAGGTGGCCCGCAGGCTGCGTTCCAGGGGCTACCGTCTGAGTGTGCAACACCGCGATGTTCATCGTGGTGGCTCGGGTTCTCCATCTACAACCAAGAAAACTGGAGATTGA
- the gap gene encoding type I glyceraldehyde-3-phosphate dehydrogenase has translation MTVRVGINGFGRIGRNFFRAAKDQGADIDFVAVNDLGDKATMAHLLKYDSVMPNLASDIIATDDGISVDGDVLKVLSVRDPKELPWGDLGVDVVIESTGIFTDRDKAAMHLDAGAPLVIVSAPSGGADATIVFGVNHEDFDASQHKVISNASCTTNCFVPMVKVLDDAFGVEKGLMTTVHAYTGDQSIVDGPHKDLRRARAAAVNIVPTSTGAARATGLVLQAMQGKLDGTSLRVPIPDGSITDFTAILSKDVTVEEINAAYAAASASGPLASVLEYSEAPLVSSDIVGTPWSCTIDAGMTMAMGNLVKVCGWYDNEWGYSNRLVDLVMHACS, from the coding sequence ATGACCGTACGTGTTGGCATCAACGGCTTTGGCCGTATCGGCCGCAACTTCTTCAGGGCCGCCAAGGACCAGGGCGCCGACATCGACTTCGTCGCCGTCAACGACCTGGGCGACAAGGCCACCATGGCTCACCTGCTCAAGTACGACTCGGTGATGCCCAACCTGGCATCCGACATCATCGCCACCGACGATGGCATCTCGGTCGACGGCGATGTTCTGAAGGTCCTGTCCGTGCGCGACCCCAAGGAGCTTCCGTGGGGCGATCTGGGCGTAGATGTGGTCATCGAATCGACCGGCATCTTCACCGACCGTGACAAGGCTGCGATGCATCTCGATGCCGGCGCACCCCTGGTGATCGTGTCCGCACCCTCGGGCGGCGCCGACGCCACCATCGTGTTCGGTGTCAATCACGAGGACTTCGATGCCTCGCAGCACAAGGTCATCTCCAACGCCAGCTGCACCACCAACTGCTTCGTTCCGATGGTCAAGGTGCTCGACGATGCGTTCGGCGTCGAGAAGGGCCTCATGACGACGGTGCACGCTTACACCGGCGACCAGTCGATCGTCGACGGTCCGCACAAGGACCTTCGCCGTGCTCGCGCTGCGGCCGTCAACATCGTTCCGACCTCGACAGGTGCGGCCCGGGCCACGGGCCTGGTTCTGCAGGCGATGCAGGGCAAGCTCGACGGCACGTCGCTGCGCGTGCCCATTCCCGACGGGTCGATCACCGACTTCACTGCCATCCTCAGCAAGGACGTCACCGTCGAAGAGATCAACGCCGCCTACGCCGCCGCGTCGGCCTCGGGTCCTTTGGCTTCGGTGCTCGAGTACAGCGAGGCTCCGCTGGTCAGCTCCGACATCGTGGGCACTCCGTGGAGCTGCACCATCGATGCCGGCATGACCATGGCCATGGGCAACCTCGTCAAGGTCTGTGGCTGGTACGACAACGAGTGGGGCTACTCCAACCGCCTCGTCGACCTCGTCATGCACGCCTGTTCCTGA
- the tpiA gene encoding triose-phosphate isomerase: MTRRMLVSGNWKMHLNHFEAIQLVQKLSYELNGHDFDAVEVTVHPPFTDIRSVQTVIDADRMKIGLGAQNVHFEPKGAFTGEVSPEMLQKLNVAYVIVGHSERRQLFGESDEIVNKKAKAVLKNEMTPIVCVGETIEQRDVNQHEAVVEAQLRASLAGLSAEQLGGLVVAYEPIWAIGTGATATSDDAQDMCAHVRRVVDDIKSGAGDSVRVQYGGSVKPTNAKELLSRPDIDGALVGGAALEANSFARIVQYDLDS, from the coding sequence GTGACAAGGCGAATGTTGGTAAGTGGCAACTGGAAGATGCACCTCAATCATTTCGAGGCGATCCAGTTGGTCCAAAAGCTCAGCTACGAGTTGAACGGGCACGACTTCGATGCCGTCGAAGTCACGGTGCACCCGCCGTTCACCGACATCCGATCTGTTCAGACCGTCATCGACGCCGACCGAATGAAGATCGGCTTGGGTGCCCAGAACGTGCACTTCGAGCCCAAGGGCGCCTTTACCGGCGAGGTTTCGCCCGAGATGCTGCAGAAGCTCAACGTGGCTTATGTCATCGTCGGACACAGCGAGCGGCGCCAGTTGTTCGGGGAGTCCGACGAGATAGTCAACAAGAAGGCCAAGGCCGTTCTGAAGAACGAGATGACGCCCATCGTCTGCGTCGGCGAGACCATCGAACAGCGCGATGTCAACCAGCACGAGGCAGTGGTCGAGGCCCAGTTGCGTGCCAGCCTCGCAGGCCTCTCGGCCGAACAACTCGGCGGTCTGGTCGTGGCCTACGAGCCCATCTGGGCCATAGGTACCGGTGCCACCGCAACCTCTGACGATGCCCAGGACATGTGTGCTCACGTGCGCCGGGTCGTCGACGACATCAAGTCCGGAGCGGGCGATTCGGTGCGTGTTCAGTACGGCGGTTCGGTCAAGCCGACGAATGCAAAGGAACTGCTGTCGCGCCCAGACATCGACGGCGCTCTGGTAGGCGGAGCAGCTCTAGAGGCCAACAGTTTCGCTCGCATCGTCCAATACGACCTCGACTCGTGA
- a CDS encoding dipeptide ABC transporter ATP-binding protein, giving the protein MNTAVRQTSKAATDSQVLVSVKNLEKHFPITKGMFRRQVGAVRAVDGVTFDIYRGETLGLVGESGSGKSTTGRALIDLDRPTGGSVHFDGVDLTELSRSEMRRMRTRMQMVFQNPHASLNPRMTVASIIEEPLLEHGRGSRSERHRRVDDLLEMVGLHPSFANRYPHEFSGGQRQRIGIARAIALNPDFIVCDEPIAALDVSIQAQVTNLLEHLQDELSLSYLFISHDMSMVRHIADRVAVMYLGRIVELAECDVLYSQPLHPYTRALHSAVPVPDPEVEARRERIVLKGDIPSPANPPSGCTFHTRCQAAQDRCRTEVPEWREVKPGHWVSCHFAHEEGW; this is encoded by the coding sequence GTGAACACGGCAGTTCGCCAAACATCAAAGGCCGCCACCGATTCGCAGGTGCTGGTGTCGGTGAAGAACCTCGAGAAACACTTCCCGATTACCAAGGGAATGTTCCGCCGCCAGGTCGGGGCTGTGCGGGCCGTTGATGGTGTCACCTTCGACATCTATCGCGGCGAGACGCTCGGGCTCGTCGGCGAGAGCGGGTCTGGTAAGTCGACCACCGGCCGGGCCCTGATCGACCTCGACCGACCCACCGGTGGCTCCGTGCATTTCGACGGTGTCGACCTGACCGAATTGTCGCGCTCTGAGATGCGGCGTATGCGCACGCGCATGCAGATGGTGTTCCAGAACCCTCACGCATCGCTGAATCCCCGAATGACAGTTGCATCGATCATCGAGGAGCCTCTGCTCGAGCATGGCAGGGGCTCGCGCTCCGAACGGCATCGGCGCGTCGACGACCTGCTCGAGATGGTCGGGTTGCACCCTTCATTCGCCAACCGCTATCCACACGAGTTCTCGGGTGGTCAGAGACAGCGAATCGGCATCGCCAGGGCCATCGCTTTGAACCCCGACTTCATCGTTTGTGACGAGCCCATCGCAGCCCTCGACGTCTCGATCCAGGCCCAGGTGACGAACCTTCTGGAACACCTTCAAGACGAGCTGTCGCTGAGCTACCTGTTCATTTCGCACGACATGAGCATGGTGCGCCACATAGCCGACCGCGTCGCCGTCATGTACTTGGGGCGCATCGTCGAGTTGGCCGAGTGCGATGTCTTGTACAGCCAGCCTCTGCACCCGTATACCCGAGCGCTTCACTCGGCCGTACCCGTGCCCGATCCCGAGGTGGAGGCCAGGCGCGAGCGCATCGTCTTGAAGGGCGATATTCCAAGCCCGGCCAACCCGCCCTCGGGTTGCACCTTCCACACCCGCTGCCAGGCTGCACAGGATCGCTGCCGCACGGAAGTGCCCGAGTGGCGCGAGGTGAAGCCTGGTCACTGGGTGTCGTGTCACTTTGCCCACGAGGAGGGCTGGTGA
- a CDS encoding GNAT family N-acetyltransferase, with the protein MKRQLFLQALAESWRIDPELSQSKGRTIVACEDRRDTNIASGYAFGEHLVVLCDPIHAEALELILPDTACTVEQWRAAAQRRELELVGSARLLLIDDQRLDCAPDTTPALSSGYEFASLDAAAPENRSELERLVESLGPEAADDAEIELDDPDHHAVVVRFGGEPIAYAGAKPWGDMVGWGDIGIAVCAEHRRAGVGAAAVRTLVGELRDSRIEPLYRHNDDNTASAALADSVGFAAVSHLSAYRF; encoded by the coding sequence ATGAAACGCCAACTGTTCCTGCAGGCCCTTGCCGAAAGCTGGCGGATCGACCCTGAGCTCTCCCAGAGCAAGGGTCGCACGATCGTCGCATGCGAGGACAGGCGCGACACCAACATCGCTTCCGGCTACGCCTTTGGTGAACACCTCGTGGTGCTGTGCGATCCGATCCACGCCGAAGCCCTCGAGCTGATACTGCCCGACACAGCGTGCACCGTCGAACAATGGCGCGCTGCGGCACAGCGGCGCGAGCTGGAACTAGTCGGCTCGGCCCGTTTGCTTCTGATCGACGACCAACGCCTCGATTGCGCACCGGACACTACGCCTGCGCTATCGAGCGGCTACGAGTTCGCGTCGCTCGACGCGGCAGCGCCCGAAAACCGGTCAGAGCTCGAGCGTCTGGTCGAGTCGTTGGGACCAGAAGCCGCCGACGACGCCGAGATCGAACTCGACGACCCCGACCACCACGCCGTAGTCGTACGATTCGGCGGTGAACCCATCGCCTACGCCGGGGCCAAACCGTGGGGCGACATGGTGGGCTGGGGAGACATAGGCATCGCAGTATGTGCCGAGCACCGCCGAGCCGGAGTGGGCGCCGCGGCTGTGCGGACCCTTGTGGGCGAACTCCGCGACTCCCGAATCGAACCGCTATACCGGCACAACGACGACAACACCGCCTCGGCAGCCCTTGCTGACAGCGTCGGATTCGCAGCGGTCAGCCATCTGAGCGCCTACCGGTTCTGA
- a CDS encoding phosphoglycerate kinase, translated as MSNTFDVPRLEDLLEALGGDLTGKRILVRTDFNVPLRDGQISDDLRIRAALPTIEWLQQHGAAVVTASHLGRPKGEPDPKYSVAPVRERLAELAPGVELLENLRFNAGETSNDPAFVAELVKGFDGYVNDAFGASHRAHASIVGPPKTLPSAAGRLLEKEVEVLGGMRSNPKRPFVAVLGGAKVSDKIGVIEALAGIVDQLIVGGAMCFTFFKAMGNSVGNSLCEDDQVEVARRLLDSDAPILLPSDVTALGPDGVDVRQLGRNLPDGWTGYDIGPGSAAEFGDAVMDARMVFWNGPMGMFEDDRFAGGTRAVAQAMADTRAFTVVGGGDSAAAIAQFGLASEIDHVSTGGGASLELLENGDLPGLEALRNAPNLG; from the coding sequence ATGTCGAACACATTTGACGTGCCGCGCCTCGAGGATCTTCTCGAGGCGCTGGGCGGCGACCTCACCGGCAAGCGCATCCTCGTGCGCACCGACTTCAACGTGCCTCTGCGCGACGGTCAGATCTCCGACGATCTGCGGATTCGCGCCGCCCTGCCCACCATCGAGTGGCTGCAGCAGCACGGAGCCGCGGTGGTGACCGCGTCTCACCTCGGTCGGCCCAAGGGCGAACCCGACCCCAAGTATTCGGTCGCTCCGGTGCGCGAGCGGCTGGCCGAGCTGGCGCCGGGGGTCGAGCTGCTCGAGAACCTGCGTTTCAACGCGGGCGAGACCAGCAACGACCCCGCCTTCGTAGCCGAGCTGGTCAAGGGCTTCGACGGCTATGTCAACGATGCCTTCGGGGCGTCGCATCGGGCCCACGCCTCCATCGTGGGCCCACCCAAGACGCTGCCCAGTGCGGCGGGTCGGCTGCTCGAAAAAGAGGTCGAAGTTCTGGGCGGCATGCGCTCAAACCCCAAGCGGCCGTTCGTGGCCGTCTTGGGCGGGGCCAAGGTCAGCGACAAGATCGGCGTCATCGAGGCCCTCGCCGGCATCGTCGATCAGCTCATCGTGGGCGGCGCCATGTGCTTCACCTTCTTCAAGGCGATGGGCAACTCGGTTGGCAACTCGCTGTGCGAAGACGACCAGGTCGAGGTGGCTCGCAGGTTGCTCGACTCCGATGCTCCGATCCTGCTTCCCAGCGATGTCACGGCTCTGGGCCCCGACGGTGTCGATGTGCGCCAACTGGGCCGCAATCTGCCCGACGGCTGGACTGGCTACGACATCGGCCCGGGCTCAGCTGCCGAGTTCGGCGACGCCGTGATGGACGCGCGAATGGTGTTCTGGAACGGGCCCATGGGCATGTTCGAGGACGACCGTTTCGCCGGCGGCACCAGGGCCGTGGCCCAGGCCATGGCCGACACCCGGGCGTTCACGGTCGTCGGTGGTGGCGACAGCGCTGCTGCCATCGCCCAGTTCGGACTGGCGTCCGAGATCGACCATGTGTCGACCGGCGGGGGAGCCAGCCTCGAGTTGCTCGAGAACGGCGACCTTCCAGGTCTCGAGGCTTTGCGAAACGCCCCGAACCTCGGCTGA
- a CDS encoding S1C family serine protease codes for MRRLTISVVLALAMLASACGGDSDSDDSGDSSAGQISTTTAADSGTDAGEDNTTTTTEDSGGGGLDDIADVRNSVVQIQAQGTFEFFEGTMRNAQSTGSGFVISEDGIVVTNNHVVTGAATLAVKFPDGDDPINAQILGVSECSDLAVIQLVGDGYAPLTFRDDEVRAGLPVYSAGFPASDDNDFDNLDFTLTAGIVSSTEAKGETNWASVDGVLQHDARILGGNSGGPLVDEQGRVVGINYAGSDQFDTNFAIDADTARPIIEQLAAGNDVDSLGINGEAVVFDSGFTGIWIRSVKSGSPADQAGIEPGDLLLELENLIMAADGTMADYCDVLRTQGADATMDVSVYRPSLDLVLEGQINGLPIIVPLITETVIEETGGQPTSGGDNGDALGVSYTYTTATDDSGRISVSVPDTWQVNGEENPNFGPSVWASPDLQGFLDFWDVPGIIVESAPNRPASDIPVLLQERSGLNEFCEDLGQQDYDDGFYAGVLQIYGNCGGIGTYYVVLAATPLDGDYLVRVEIQATEPRDLEAGDEALRTFVANA; via the coding sequence ATGCGACGACTGACAATTTCCGTGGTGTTGGCCTTGGCAATGCTGGCCAGCGCTTGCGGCGGCGACAGCGATAGTGACGACAGCGGTGACTCGTCGGCCGGCCAGATCTCGACCACCACGGCGGCCGACTCTGGAACCGATGCCGGCGAGGACAACACCACCACAACCACCGAGGATTCGGGCGGGGGCGGTCTCGACGACATCGCCGACGTCCGCAACTCTGTGGTGCAGATCCAGGCCCAGGGCACGTTCGAGTTCTTCGAAGGAACCATGCGCAACGCCCAGAGCACGGGCAGTGGCTTCGTCATCAGCGAAGACGGCATCGTCGTCACCAACAACCACGTGGTAACCGGAGCCGCGACCTTGGCGGTGAAGTTCCCCGATGGCGACGACCCGATCAACGCCCAGATACTCGGAGTCAGCGAATGCTCTGATCTGGCCGTCATCCAGTTGGTCGGCGACGGCTACGCCCCGCTGACCTTCCGCGACGACGAGGTGCGAGCCGGCCTTCCCGTGTACTCGGCAGGCTTTCCGGCCTCCGACGACAACGACTTCGACAACCTCGACTTCACACTCACAGCAGGCATCGTCTCTTCGACCGAGGCCAAGGGCGAAACCAACTGGGCATCCGTCGACGGAGTGTTGCAGCACGACGCTCGTATTCTCGGCGGCAACTCGGGCGGACCGCTGGTGGACGAGCAGGGACGCGTCGTAGGCATCAACTACGCCGGCAGCGATCAGTTCGACACCAATTTCGCAATCGACGCAGACACCGCCCGTCCCATCATCGAACAGTTGGCCGCCGGCAACGACGTCGACTCGCTGGGTATCAACGGTGAGGCAGTGGTGTTCGACAGCGGATTCACAGGTATCTGGATCCGCAGCGTCAAGAGCGGCTCGCCAGCAGACCAGGCCGGTATCGAGCCGGGCGATCTGCTGCTGGAACTCGAGAACCTCATCATGGCCGCCGACGGCACCATGGCCGATTATTGCGACGTCCTGCGCACCCAGGGCGCCGATGCGACCATGGATGTCAGCGTCTACCGGCCCTCGCTCGACCTGGTACTCGAGGGCCAAATCAACGGCCTCCCGATCATCGTTCCGCTGATCACCGAAACGGTCATCGAAGAGACCGGCGGCCAGCCCACGAGCGGTGGCGATAACGGGGACGCTCTGGGCGTCAGCTACACCTACACGACGGCCACCGACGACAGCGGGCGGATCTCGGTGTCGGTGCCCGACACGTGGCAGGTCAACGGTGAGGAGAACCCGAACTTCGGGCCCAGCGTGTGGGCCTCACCCGATCTGCAGGGCTTCCTCGATTTCTGGGACGTTCCGGGCATCATCGTCGAGTCGGCCCCGAACAGGCCGGCATCGGACATACCGGTGCTGCTGCAGGAGCGTTCCGGCCTGAACGAGTTCTGTGAAGACCTCGGCCAGCAGGACTACGACGACGGCTTCTACGCCGGGGTGTTGCAGATCTACGGCAACTGCGGCGGCATCGGCACCTACTACGTGGTGCTGGCTGCGACTCCGCTCGACGGCGACTATCTGGTCCGTGTCGAGATCCAGGCCACCGAGCCTCGCGACCTGGAGGCGGGCGACGAAGCGCTGCGCACCTTCGTGGCCAACGCCTGA
- a CDS encoding class I SAM-dependent methyltransferase, with amino-acid sequence MSVDDPDLWEKNASWWQDGFTDGADPEYTEQIVPIAAELLKGAQRVLDVGAGEGQLARVAAAQGSQVVATDITWEQIRVAAQRGGGPVVVRNGAAQLPFADASFDAVLACLVFEHISDVDAAIAEVARVLEPGGRFVFMLNHPLLQTPNSGWIDDQMIDPPEQYWRVGDYLIEDETIEEVQQGVFIPFIHRPLSRYVNAMAENQLLVAGMIEPAPPPGFLERASAYEAAATIPRLLVFDAFKWVP; translated from the coding sequence ATGAGCGTCGACGATCCCGACTTGTGGGAGAAGAATGCGTCCTGGTGGCAGGACGGATTCACCGATGGGGCCGATCCTGAGTACACCGAGCAGATCGTGCCCATTGCCGCCGAGCTGCTGAAAGGGGCTCAGCGGGTTCTGGACGTCGGCGCCGGCGAGGGCCAGTTGGCGCGCGTCGCGGCGGCCCAGGGCAGCCAGGTGGTGGCTACTGACATCACGTGGGAGCAGATAAGGGTCGCAGCCCAGCGCGGTGGCGGGCCGGTGGTGGTCCGCAACGGTGCGGCACAGCTGCCGTTTGCCGACGCCAGCTTCGACGCAGTACTGGCCTGCCTGGTGTTCGAGCACATCAGCGATGTCGACGCCGCCATCGCCGAGGTGGCCAGGGTGCTAGAGCCCGGTGGTCGCTTCGTCTTCATGCTCAACCACCCATTGCTTCAGACGCCCAACAGCGGCTGGATCGACGATCAGATGATCGACCCGCCCGAGCAGTATTGGCGGGTGGGCGACTATCTGATCGAAGACGAAACGATCGAGGAGGTGCAGCAGGGGGTGTTCATCCCCTTCATCCACCGCCCGCTGAGCCGATACGTCAATGCGATGGCCGAGAACCAGCTGCTCGTCGCCGGCATGATCGAGCCGGCACCACCTCCTGGCTTCCTCGAGCGCGCATCGGCCTACGAGGCTGCCGCCACAATCCCCAGGCTGTTGGTGTTCGACGCCTTCAAGTGGGTGCCGTGA